The proteins below are encoded in one region of Saccopteryx leptura isolate mSacLep1 chromosome 1, mSacLep1_pri_phased_curated, whole genome shotgun sequence:
- the API5 gene encoding apoptosis inhibitor 5 isoform X1 gives MPTVEELYRNYGILADATEQVGQHKDAYQVILDGVKGGTKEKRLAAQFIPKFFKHFPELADSAINAQLDLCEDEDVSIRRQAIKELPQFATGENLPRVADILTQLLQTDDSAEFNLVNNALLSIFKMDAKGTLGGLFSQILQGEDIVRERAIKFLSTKLKTLPDEVLTKEVEELILTESKKVLEDVTGEEFVLFMKILSGLKSLQTVSGRQQLVELVAEQADLEQTFNPSDPDCVDRLLQCTRQAVPLFSKNVHSTRFVTYFCEHVLPNLSSLTTPVEGLDIQLEVLKLLAEMSSFCGDMEKLETNLRKLFDKLLEYMPLPPEEAENGENAGNEEPKLQFSYVECLLYSFHQLGRKLPDFLTAKLNAEKLKDFKIRLQYFARGLQVYIRQLRLALQGKTGEALKTDENKIKVVALKITNNINVLIKDLFHIPPSYKSTVTLSWKPVQKVEIGQKRATEDTTSGSPPKKSSAGPKRDARQIYNPPSGKYSSNLGNFNYEQRGAFRGSRGGRGWGTRGSRSRGRLY, from the exons ATGCCGACCGTGGAGGAGCTGTACCGCAACTATGGCATCCTGGCCGATGCCACGGAGCAAGTGGGCCAG caTAAAGATGCCTATCAAGTGATACTAGATGGTGTGAAAGGTGgtaccaaggaaaaaagattaGCAGCTCAGTTTATTCCAAAATTCTTTAAGCATTTTCCAGAATTGGCTGATTCTGCTATCAACGCACAGTTAGACCTCTGTGAGGATGAAGATGTATCA ATCCGACGGCAAGCAATTAAAGAGCTGCCTCAATTTGCCACTGGAGAAAATCTCCCCCGAGTGGCAGATATTCTAACTCAACTTTTGCAGACAG ATGACTCTGCAGAATTTAACTTAGTGAATAATGCCCTGTTGAGTATATTTAAGATGGATGCAAAAG GGACTTTAGGTGGCTTATTTAGCCAAATTCTTCAAGGAGAGGACATTGTTAGAGAACGAGCTATCAAATTTCTTTCTACAAAACTTAAGACTTTACCAGATGAAGTCTTAACAAAGGAAGTAGAGGAACTTATACTAACCGAATCCAAAAAG GTCCTGGAAGATGTGACTGGTGAAGAATTTGTCCTGTTCATGAAGATACTATCTGGGTTAAAGAGTTTACAGACAGTGAGTGGAAGACAGCAACTTGTCGAGTTGGTGGCTGAACAGGCTGACCTGGAACAAACCTTCAACCCGTCCGATCCCGACTGTGTGGACCGGCTCTTACAGTGCACTCGGCAGGCAGTACCCCTCTTCTCG aaaaatgtgCATTCCACAAGGTTTGTGACTTATTTCTGTGAGCATGTTCTCCCTAACCTCAGCTCCTTGACTACCCCAGTAGAGGGTCTTGATATCCAGCTGGAG GTACTGAAACTATTGGCAGAGATGAGTTCCTTTTGTGGTGACATGGAAAAGCtagaaacaaatttaagaaaactgtttGATAAGTTATTG GAGTACATGCCTCTCCcgccagaagaagcagaaaacggGGAGAATGCTGGTAATGAAGAGCCTAAGCTGCAGTTCAGTTACGTGGAATGTTTGTTGTACAGCTTCCACCAGTTGGGCCGAAAACTTCCAGATTTCTTGACAGCCAAACTGAATGCAGAAAAgctcaaagattttaaaattag GCTGCAGTACTTTGCACGGGGCCTGCAGGTTTATATCAGACAACTTCGCTTGGCTCTCCAGGGTAAAACAGGCGAGGCCTTGAAAACAGACGAG AACAAGATTAAAGTTGTTGCACTGAAAATAACAAATAACATTAATGTTTTAATCAAG GACCTCTTCCACATTCCTCCTTCCTACAAGAGCACGGTGACGTTATCCTGGAAGCCTGTACAGAAGGTTGAAATTGG GCAAAAGAGAGCCACTGAAGATACAACTTCTGGTTCACCACCCAAGAAATCCTCAGCAGGACCAAAAAGGGATGCCAGGCAGATTTATAATCCTCCTAGTGGGAAGTATAGCAGCAATTTGGGCAACTTCAATTATG AGCAGAGAGGAGCCTTCAGGGGAAGTAGAGGTGGCCGAGGTTGGGGAACACGAGGAAGCCGTAGCCGAGGAAGACTCTACTGA
- the API5 gene encoding apoptosis inhibitor 5 isoform X2: MPTVEELYRNYGILADATEQVGQHKDAYQVILDGVKGGTKEKRLAAQFIPKFFKHFPELADSAINAQLDLCEDEDVSIRRQAIKELPQFATGENLPRVADILTQLLQTDDSAEFNLVNNALLSIFKMDAKGTLGGLFSQILQGEDIVRERAIKFLSTKLKTLPDEVLTKEVEELILTESKKVLEDVTGEEFVLFMKILSGLKSLQTVSGRQQLVELVAEQADLEQTFNPSDPDCVDRLLQCTRQAVPLFSKNVHSTRFVTYFCEHVLPNLSSLTTPVEGLDIQLEVLKLLAEMSSFCGDMEKLETNLRKLFDKLLEYMPLPPEEAENGENAGNEEPKLQFSYVECLLYSFHQLGRKLPDFLTAKLNAEKLKDFKIRLQYFARGLQVYIRQLRLALQGKTGEALKTDENKIKVVALKITNNINVLIKDLFHIPPSYKSTVTLSWKPVQKVEIGQKRATEDTTSGSPPKKSSAGPKRDARQIYNPPSGKYSSNLGNFNYERSLQGK, translated from the exons ATGCCGACCGTGGAGGAGCTGTACCGCAACTATGGCATCCTGGCCGATGCCACGGAGCAAGTGGGCCAG caTAAAGATGCCTATCAAGTGATACTAGATGGTGTGAAAGGTGgtaccaaggaaaaaagattaGCAGCTCAGTTTATTCCAAAATTCTTTAAGCATTTTCCAGAATTGGCTGATTCTGCTATCAACGCACAGTTAGACCTCTGTGAGGATGAAGATGTATCA ATCCGACGGCAAGCAATTAAAGAGCTGCCTCAATTTGCCACTGGAGAAAATCTCCCCCGAGTGGCAGATATTCTAACTCAACTTTTGCAGACAG ATGACTCTGCAGAATTTAACTTAGTGAATAATGCCCTGTTGAGTATATTTAAGATGGATGCAAAAG GGACTTTAGGTGGCTTATTTAGCCAAATTCTTCAAGGAGAGGACATTGTTAGAGAACGAGCTATCAAATTTCTTTCTACAAAACTTAAGACTTTACCAGATGAAGTCTTAACAAAGGAAGTAGAGGAACTTATACTAACCGAATCCAAAAAG GTCCTGGAAGATGTGACTGGTGAAGAATTTGTCCTGTTCATGAAGATACTATCTGGGTTAAAGAGTTTACAGACAGTGAGTGGAAGACAGCAACTTGTCGAGTTGGTGGCTGAACAGGCTGACCTGGAACAAACCTTCAACCCGTCCGATCCCGACTGTGTGGACCGGCTCTTACAGTGCACTCGGCAGGCAGTACCCCTCTTCTCG aaaaatgtgCATTCCACAAGGTTTGTGACTTATTTCTGTGAGCATGTTCTCCCTAACCTCAGCTCCTTGACTACCCCAGTAGAGGGTCTTGATATCCAGCTGGAG GTACTGAAACTATTGGCAGAGATGAGTTCCTTTTGTGGTGACATGGAAAAGCtagaaacaaatttaagaaaactgtttGATAAGTTATTG GAGTACATGCCTCTCCcgccagaagaagcagaaaacggGGAGAATGCTGGTAATGAAGAGCCTAAGCTGCAGTTCAGTTACGTGGAATGTTTGTTGTACAGCTTCCACCAGTTGGGCCGAAAACTTCCAGATTTCTTGACAGCCAAACTGAATGCAGAAAAgctcaaagattttaaaattag GCTGCAGTACTTTGCACGGGGCCTGCAGGTTTATATCAGACAACTTCGCTTGGCTCTCCAGGGTAAAACAGGCGAGGCCTTGAAAACAGACGAG AACAAGATTAAAGTTGTTGCACTGAAAATAACAAATAACATTAATGTTTTAATCAAG GACCTCTTCCACATTCCTCCTTCCTACAAGAGCACGGTGACGTTATCCTGGAAGCCTGTACAGAAGGTTGAAATTGG GCAAAAGAGAGCCACTGAAGATACAACTTCTGGTTCACCACCCAAGAAATCCTCAGCAGGACCAAAAAGGGATGCCAGGCAGATTTATAATCCTCCTAGTGGGAAGTATAGCAGCAATTTGGGCAACTTCAATTATG AGAGGAGCCTTCAGGGGAAGTAG